One Aegilops tauschii subsp. strangulata cultivar AL8/78 chromosome 7, Aet v6.0, whole genome shotgun sequence genomic window carries:
- the LOC109763090 gene encoding protein QUIRKY, with protein sequence MADGGPPHPHGQMVRRLAVEVVDARDLVPKDGLGTSSAYAVADFDGQRKRTRTVPRDLNPQWHERLEFAVPDPAGMHAESLDVSLYHDRRFNPSGGGGGGKNHFLGRVRIYGSQFSRRGEEGIVYFPLEKRSLLSWIRGEVGLKIYYYDEPAVPPPPPPEDRPPEGADNAPPPEVPPEQPRELPPELPEPTEAAVEVQQPQAQPPVIIVEEAPMHGPHGPMMPPPMMHGHMMPPPMHGPHGPMMHGPHGPMMHARMMPPQPEPEPEQQPQREPGPGPDGAEMYPPELRKERMASSTGHVRVPRHPSGGFGPDYYTAASPRVISGRFASAGEAVEPVQSTYDLVEPMRYLFVRIVRVRGIRACEGPYVKIQAGPHCLRSRPGRDVSGTGSPEWNQVFAVSHAKPEPTLEISVWDGGAPSPADAFLGGVCFDLSDVPVRDQPDGPLAAQWYRLEGGEPGMVTGDIMVSVWIGTQADDVFPEAWNTDAPYAAYTRAKVYQSPKLWYLRASIIEAQDLRVPSPPPGLPFDVRVKVQLGFQSARTRRSVASSSGSAFAWSEDLMFVASEPLDDTLVLLVEDRSMIKEPALLGHATIPVSSVEQRLDERQIVASRWFNLEGGMGHGDGGGGDQQGQQGPGFYSGRLHLRLSLEGGYHVLDEAAHVCSDYRPTAKQLWKPPVGVLELGIVGACGLLPMKTKGGSKGSTDAYCVAKYGKKWVRTRTVTDSFNPRWNEQYTWQVYDPCTVLTVAVFDNWRMFAGTGDDRQDYRIGKVRVRVSTLETNRAYTASYPLLVLLRPGLKKMGEVQLAVRFSSPAHLPDTWATYTSPLLPRMHYLRPIGVAQQEALRGAAVRTVAAWLARSEPPLGPEVVRYMLDADAHTWSVRRAKANWFRIMGVLAWAVGLERWLDGVRRWRNPSTTVLLHVLYLVLVWYPELVVPTASLYVFLIGVWYYRFRPRAPAGMDARLSQADTVDGDELEEEFDAVPAPDVLRLRYERLRTLAGRVQRVMGDVAAQGERLQALVSWRDPRASRIFVGVCLAVAVALYAMPPKMVAVASGFYYLRHPMFRDPMPAAAVNFFRRLPSLSDRML encoded by the coding sequence ATGGCGGACGGGGGGCCGCCGCACCCGCACGGGCAGATGGTGCGCAGGCTGGCGGTGGAGGTGGTGGACGCGCGGGACCTGGTGCCCAAGGACGGGCTCGGCACGTCCAGCGCCTacgcggtggcggacttcgaCGGCCAGCGCAAGCGCACGCGGACCGTGCCGCGGGACCTCAACCCGCAGTGGCACGAGCGCCTCGAGTTCGCCGTCCCCGACCCGGCCGGCATGCACGCCGAGTCGCTCGACGTCTCGCTCTACCACGACCGCCGCTTCAACCCctccggcgggggcggcggcggcaagaaCCACTTCCTCGGCCGCGTCCGCATCTACGGCTCCCAGTTCTCGCGCCGCGGCGAGGAGGGCATCGTCTACTTCCCGCTCGAGAAGCGCAGCCTGCTCAGCTGGATCCGCGGCGAGGTCGGGCTCAAGATCTACTACTACGACGAGCCGGCcgtgcccccgccgccgccgccggaggaccGGCCGCCCGAGGGGGCTGACaacgcgccgccgcccgaggtcCCGCCGGAGCAGCCCAGGGAGCTCCCACCTGAGCTCCCTGAGCCCACGGAGGCTGCCGTGGAGGTGCAGCAGCCGCAGGCGCAGCCTCCGGTCATCATCGTGGAGGAAGCTCCGATGCACGGGCCACACGGCCCGATGATGCCGCCCCCGATGATGCACGGCCACATGATGCCGCCGCCGATGCATGGGCCACACGGCCCGATGATGCACGGCCCGCACGGCCCCATGATGCACGCCCGGATGATGCCACCgcagccggagccggagccggagcagCAGCCGCAACGTGAACCAGGGCCGGGGCCCGATGGCGCAGAAATGTACCCGCCTGAGCTCCGCAAGGAGCGGATGGCGTCGAGCACCGGCCATGTCCGCGTCCCCCGACACCCGAGCGGCGGCTTCGGGCCTGATTACTACACGGCCGCCTCTCCCCGCGTCATCTCCGGGCGGTTCGCGTCCGCCGGCGAGGCCGTCGAGCCGGTGCAGTCGACGTACGACCTGGTGGAGCCTATGCGGTACCTCTTCGTGCGCATCGTGCGGGTGCGCGGCATCCGCGCCTGCGAGGGCCCCTACGTCAAGATCCAGGCCGGCCCGCACTGCCTCCGCTCCCGGCCAGGACGCGACGTCTCCGGCACCGGCAGCCCCGAGTGGAACCAGGTGTTCGCCGTCAGCCACGCGAAGCCGGAGCCGACGCTCGAGATATCCGTCTGGGACGGCGGGGCGCCGTCTCCGGCGGACGCATTCCTCGGCGGCGTCTGCTTCGACCTCTCCGACGTGCCGGTCCGCGACCAGCCGGACGGCCCGCTCGCGGCGCAGTGGTACCGGCTCGAGGGCGGCGAGCCGGGCATGGTCACAGGGGACATCATGGTGTCGGTGTGGATCGGCACGCAGGCCGACGACGTGTTCCCGGAGGCCTGGAACACCGACGCGCCCTACGCCGCCTACACCCGCGCCAAGGTGTACCAATCGCCCAAGCTGTGGTACCTGCGGGCGTCGATCATCGAGGCGCAGGACCTGCGcgtgccgtcgccgccgccggggcTGCCGTTCGACGTGCGCGTCAAGGTTCAGCTAGGTTTCCAGTCGGCGCGCACCCGCCGGTCGGTGGCCAGCAGCAGCGGCTCGGCGTTCGCGTGGTCCGAGGACCTCATGTTCGTCGCGTCCGAGCCGCTGGACGACACCCTTGTCCTGCTGGTGGAGGACCGGTCGATGATCAAGGAGCCCGCTCTGCTCGGCCATGCCACCATCCCCGTGAGCTCCGTCGAGCAGCGCCTCGACGAGCGCCAGATCGTCGCGTCAAGATGGTTCAACCTCGAGGGCGGCATGGGTCATGGAGATGGCGGGGGCGGAGATCAGCAGGGACAACAAGGGCCGGGCTTCTACTCGGGCAGGCTGCACCTTCGACTCTCCCTGGAAGGAGGATACCATGTGCTCGACGAGGCGGCGCATGTGTGCAGCGACTACAGGCCGACGGCGAAGCAGCTGTGGAAGCCGCCGGTGGGCGTGCTGGAGCTCGGCATTGTCGGAGCGTGCGGCCTGCTCCCCATGAAGACGAAAGGAGGCTCCAAGGGCTCCACGGACGCCTACTGCGTGGCCAAGTACGGCAAGAAGTGGGTGCGCACGCGCACCGTCACCGACAGCTTCAACCCGCGCTGGAACGAGCAGTACACGTGGCAGGTCTACGACCCCTGCACCGTGCTCACCGTCGCCGTCTTCGACAACTGGCGCATGTTCGCCGGCACCGGCGACGACCGCCAGGACTACCGCATCGGCAAGGTGCGCGTGCGCGTCTCCACGCTCGAGACCAACCGCGCCTACACCGCCTCCTACCCGCTGCTCGTGCTGCTGCGCCCGGGCCTCAAGAAGATGGGCGAGGTGCAGCTCGCCGTGCGCTTCTCGTCGCCGGCGCACCTCCCCGACACCTGGGCCACCTACACGTCGCCGCTCCTGCCGCGCATGCACTACCTCCGCCCCATCGGCGTCGCGCAGCAGGAGGCGCTGCGGGGCGCCGCCGTGCGCACCGTGGCCGCGTGGCTCGCGCGCTCCGAGCCGCCGCTGGGGCCCGAGGTGGTGCGCTACATGCTGGACGCCGACGCGCACACCTGGAGCGTGCGCCGCGCCAAGGCCAACTGGTTCCGCATCATGGGGGTGCTCGCCTGGGCCGTCGGCCTGGAGCGGTGGCTCGACGGCGTGCGGCGCTGGCGCAACCCCTCCACCACCGTCCTCCTCCACGTCCTCTACCTCGTCCTCGTCTGGTACCCCGAGCTGGTGGTGCCCACCGCGTCGCTCTACGTCTTCCTCATCGGCGTCTGGTACTACCGCTTCCGGCCGCGCGCGCCGGCCGGCATGGACGCGCGGCTCTCGCAGGCCGACACCGTGGacggcgacgagctggaggaggagTTCGACGCCGTGCCGGCGCCCGACGTCCTCCGGCTACGCTACGAGAGGCTGCGCACGCTGGCGGGGCGGGTGCAGCGCGTCATGGGCGACGTCGCCGCGCAGGGCGAGCGGCTGCAGGCGCTCGTCAGCTGGAGGGACCCGCGGGCCAGCCGCATCTTCGTCGGCGTCTGCCTGGCCGTCGCCGTGGCGCTGTACGCGATGCCGCCCAAGATGGTGGCCGTGGCCAGCGGGTTCTACTACCTCCGCCATCCCATGTTCCGGGACCCCATGCCCGCCGCGGCCGTCAACTTCTTCCGCCGCCTGCCCAGCCTCTCCGACAGGATGCTCTGA